Part of the Lycium ferocissimum isolate CSIRO_LF1 chromosome 6, AGI_CSIRO_Lferr_CH_V1, whole genome shotgun sequence genome, TATAGGGTTACTCAGTTTGGTCACTTGGGTTACTTGCTCGTGGTAAAATCTGGTTAAGGATAATAGTTTTGGTTGCCAGTAGGGATGTCTTTGTATGTCTTCATGTTGCCATGGAGCTCCAGAGGGTGGAGGAATCAGCAATATCTTCTGTGAATACCCGAAGAATGGGTTATTTTCTTATTGGAAGTTCGTGATTCATGATAGTTGGTGTTTTCTTAGTTAGTGCAACCGTTTTACTCTTTCCGAAACACACTTACTCTAAATGcaagaattaaaattaatacaaaCATGTGACTTTTCTTCCCTGTAATTGTTGATCCGTTGTTAGGGAAATGCAGTGGATAGCTGTTAGAGAATTGATTCAGTTTTGATCTCACTGTGCTAGAAATCAAATTTGAAGATGGGAGAAAAAGGTGATGAAAATTGATGGAAGTGGGGTCTTGAGTTAGTTCTCGTTATGAATAATTTCTACCTTCCACTTAGAAATGATTTAGGATGGTCaatggatttttattttttctccattGGTATCATAGTGGCATGATATCTTAAAGTCTGATGACATATCTTGTGCAGACTGttgtttatacatatatagtctTAGTTTGCTTATGTAATTGGACTTGGTTTGACTAAAATGAAGCTTGGCTTGATTATATATTTAACAGTGGGGAGGCGGGTTTATTTAGGCATAAATGTAGTTGCACCTATTTCTGGAGCGGAGGCCTCTGACAATCTCAGCTCTACTTATGGTTTTTGGcattgaattgattatgttgCTCATAGTTCCATCTGTATAATATAATTAATTCAGTTTGAGTTAGACTATTAAGTTTATAGGTGGTTGATTTTGCCTTAAAAAGCTTAATTCCGAGAAAGATGAAAGAGGTGTGAGTTGCATTTTTAGGTATCTGTAATTGTTATTTCTTGCACATTTATCATTTGGTAGTCCCAACCCCTACATGCTTGGTCTCTTCCTGATCTACTTTTTCTTTGAGTAAGAAGATGAATCACATCTGGAAGGAAATCTTCATAGACGTTGAACTAtgttttcatttaattttttttattttttagacttGAGCTCATTCTTTCAGAAAAATGCCAGCGATGAAGTCATTTGCTGCATATTAGAATAATACGGCTAATGTGTTGGTGCTATCAAGTATTCAGCGCCAACTTTGCCAATAAGAGACCAGAATAATATTTCTATTATGAAGTATCAAATATGACATAATGTGTTGATTGTTACTGTGCATGTGGTTCTATTATAGAGCTCATTTACTAGACAAATTGGTCACTTTCGCTCGAATGCAATATCACTAATTCCTATCCGAAATGCAGATGGATCATTGACCCGCCACTGGATGTGACTGTCCCAGCAAAACGCACACCATGGCCAGATTCTCCTCCGGAGCTCCCTTCGGGTGAAAAGTTGGTCACTATGCAAGAGCACACCGAGAAGCGCCCACCAAAAACACGATCAAGAAAACGTAGTTCTCGGGGAAAGAGGAAGCATGTAGCAAAGAACGTGGACGACCGTCGTTCAACCAGGCAATCAATGGAGAACTAGTAATAATCATCTGTGAATTCAGCAAGTTTGAAGACCGCATTACTATCCTGTGTCTCGTAAATAGGAGAAGGCATTTCTTACAATAGCAATTGAAATACATACTACCTGCCCTTTATTCAATTATATCTTTGTATTCTTTTCCACTTCTTTTTTCCCCATATCTCTTCACCGGTTTCTTTTCTGTCCTATTTTTGGTCTTTAGCCTTTTGTGTAATTGAATTGATGATCAGTTAGAAGGGTGTTGTTGCTGTTGTCACTGTTACCAGACTCCTTTTTGGCCAAAGGTTGTATTTGTGGCTTGGAGTTTATATATGTAATGACAACATCTAGAGATGAGAAAGTTTATGCTCAAatcttgttttttatttttcaaaatagtgTTTCATGCCTCCAACGGGAATCTATGGTACCTATTCTCTATAAATTCCAAGGGTTGAAGTTGTTGGGATTGAAATTCCCAGGTTTGAAGGTGTCATGCAGATGCTAACAAAGCAAGCCTTGAAtgacctataaatagaggcagtTTTTTGGGTTCGGAATTTTAGTTCTTTTAAGttattgaattttatatttaataaattgcACATAAGTCACTGGATTTTTTAAAGACAAATGCAGGGTTGGACCAAAGTTATTGGGTTTAACTGAACTTATAAGCTATAAGACGATCCAAGAAAAATATACTAAACGCCACACGATAAAGTactatttatttactaataCAAAAGAGAGTATAAAAATATTAAGAGAAATTCCTCCTCCTGCTCAAGACACCCAATGCCTAACCACTACATTGTagatgttattgttgtaaaGTGAAAGGAGAGATCTTCAAAAGTCCAAAACCTTTTCtttcgaaaaagaaaaagtagtaAGTCATTTGATGATTTACAAACTCAATACTAGTCTAGCAGAAACCTTTCACTCCTGGAGTGCTCATCTCGATCAAGGCAAAGGTCCATACAAACACTCTCTTACATACGGACATAATAAGCTGTTTTTTTATGTAATGAACATAAACATTTACATATGAACTGGTTGGAAACCGAGGTCTATAGATTTATTCACAGCATCGAGCACGAGTTGAGTGAGTCTGCTAGTACGAGGCCATTTGCTCTCCGGTTTGCTTTTCAACACTTCAATAGCCTTAACCAAGCTAGCAAATTCTTGAATCATAAAAGCCTCTTGTGGCAACTCAGAACTTACTTCAACTACCTGAGATTTCACATTCCATCCGATATGAAGATCCACAAACTTAGCACCAGAAGTGAAGTTGAACGAAGCAGAATCCTCATCAAATGGGATAATAAAGTCATAGAGATAACACGTCCCGTTAGAGCCATAAATTTTCAAGTCCATTGTCTCGTGTGAAACAAACGAGCAATAAAATGTAGCAACAGTTTCCTCTTTTTCCCAATATAAAGAGGCACTACATGTCAAGATAACTCCAGCTGAGTTTCTTGCTACATTAGGCAGTGCAGTTACAGTTGTTGGCAGATTTTGGTTCATGGCCCACAATATCCCCCCAATGCAGTACCAGCCTGCGTCTCCTAGTGCCCCGAGGGCATCCAAGTCTGGCTTTACTCTGatgttattttcaagaaattcttGGCCcggtgaatatgatgatgagctgtGGAtcttacccaaaaaaaaagaaggcacTTGTATAGGTTAGTTTAgataatc contains:
- the LOC132058839 gene encoding uncharacterized oxidoreductase At4g09670-like encodes the protein MSKDEKPVRFGIIGCAEIARKVSRAINLSPNSTLYAISSRSIEKAKNFAIKNNLLSDSLKIYGSYNEILDDPFVDAVYMPLPTSFHLHWAILAAEKKKHLLLEKPTALNVTELDKILDACEKNGVQFMDASMWYHHPRTGKLKELLSDPKLFGQVKAIHSSSSYSPGQEFLENNIRVKPDLDALGALGDAGWYCIGGILWAMNQNLPTTVTALPNVARNSAGVILTCSASLYWEKEETVATFYCSFVSHETMDLKIYGSNGTCYLYDFIIPFDEDSASFNFTSGAKFVDLHIGWNVKSQVVEVSSELPQEAFMIQEFASLVKAIEVLKSKPESKWPRTSRLTQLVLDAVNKSIDLGFQPVHM